The region CTGGATGCTGCCATAAACGTAAATGCACGTACCAGATAGGTTCATCTGCCGCCTGTTTGCGATTTTCAAATACACCCGTGAGATATTCAGCCAGAGTTAGCAATTCAAGAGGAAGAGGCATTGGAGAATAGAAAAGGGAATCTAACAGTTTATGATTGTTCACTTCACCGGGATTATTAGCTCTTGCGAAGCGATCGCTCTTTCAAATTATATTGATACCCAATGTGCGACTTTCTTGAAATTCCCTATAACTCGCGAAGTGATTGAACAATTTATCGCACAACTCTGGAATCAGTTCCAACTCAATGTTTGGCGCATTGGGATTGATGCAGCAGTTAGATGTTCTCCCGGATGCCAGAACCCTATTCAAAATCACCTTTCTCGACTGCCCCTGTTCGTACCCCATGCCTACTTAGACAGTTTCCGATTCCTACTTTCTCTGAATCCAATCCAAAATCTCAAATCCTTCCGGCCTTTGCCTTCTGCCTCCTGCTTTACCAAAACTTGGCAAACTCACCATCAAACGCGAAAATGGTAAAGAGTCGCACAATCTGAATTTACAGTGAATAACGTCCGCACCGTTTCTGATACGAAGAGAGCCTTCTACACCATTCACACTCGTCCAATCAATTCCATCTATCGGCGGGTAGTGGAAGAGCTTATGGTCGAGATGCATCTGCTAAGCGTGAATGTGGACTACTCCTACAACCCAATTTATGCCTTGGGTGTGGTCACTTCTTTCGAGCGTTTTATGCAGGGATATCGCCCTGAAAATGATAAAGCTCCGATTTTTGATGCGATTTGTCAGGCTTTACAAGATGACCCCAATCGCTATCGGCATGATGCTCAGCGGTTGAATGACTTTGCCAAACAGAAGTCTGCAAAAGACATAGTAACTTGGCTGGAACAAGCAGCTACCTCCTATGGTGGCGATGATTTACAGGAACAGGTGAAAGCGATCGCCAACAATCCCAAGTTCAAATACAGTCGCCTGTTTGCGATCGGGCTATTTACATTGTTTGAAACTGCCGATGCAGAAGTGGTGAAGAAAGAAGGTGAGCGGGAAGAATTGCTGAAGCAAGCCTGTGCTGCCCTGCGATTGTCTCATGATAAGGTGCAAAGAGACCTGGAACTATACCGCAGCAATCTAGAGAAAGTGGCTCAGGCGCAAGCCGTGATGGCGGATATGCTGGCAGCCGAGAAAAAGAAGCGAGAACATAAGCAGAACAACAGCACAACGGCTGATGCCTCTGCCTCTAATTCCTCAGAAACTCCCAAAAACGAAGCAGCTTCCGGTTCTTAGCCAGGAAAAATGGAACAAATCTACCAATCTCTTTAGAACCCATGTATTATTAGAGGAGATCAGCTTCATTCAACAGGCTGAGCAGGATTGATAGATCATTCCTGCAAGATCATCGTCAACCTGGAAGGTATGAGTCTGGAACAACCATTGGGTTCAGTCATTCAAGGATCTCTCAGCCAGGGGTTGGAGGTGCGCCTGCACGCTGATGTTTCAGTAGAAGATATGCGAGTGGGTAAGTTTTTGGTGGTGCGGGGGCGGCGATCGCGCTTCTTCTGCATGTTGACTGATGTCACTTTAGGTACCAGTAGTCCACGCATTCTAGTCAATCCCCCTGAACCAGATAATACATTTTTGCAGGAAGTGCTGGCTGGCAGCAGCACTTTTGGCACGGTCAACTTAACTCCGATGTTGATGATTTGTGAAGATTCTAAACAAGAGTCACAAGTCAGGAATCAGGAGTCAGAGGAAACCTCTAGAGGGTTACGGGCAAAAGGGAAGCGGCAAACGGCAAAGATAGCATCTTACAAAGCGCAGTCGAGCGAGCAGATTGAGTTGCTCCCCGTTAAAACCATTCCTAGCCACTTCAGCCCGATGTATGATGCAGGTGAACGAGACTTCCGTGCGGTGTTTGGTTGGGAAGATGATCCGTTGCGTCGCAATTTTGCGATCGGGCAACCAATCGACATGGATGTCCCCATCTGTCTCGACCTGGATCGCTTTGTAGAACGGAGTAACGGTGTATTCGGTAAATCAGGGACAGGTAAATCCTTTCTGACACGACTGCTACTTTCTGGCATTATTCGCAAACAGGCAGCCGTTAATTTGATCTTTGATATGCACTCCGAGTATGGGTGGGAAGCCACTCGCGAAGGTAAACAATTCAGTACAGTCAAAGGTTTGCGGCAACTATTTCCTGGAAAGGTGCAGATCTACACACTGGACCCCGAATCTACCAAGCGACGAGGAGTCCGAGATGCTCAGGAACTTTACATCAGCTACGACCAGATTGATGTGGAAGATTTGATGCTGGTACGCGGCGAGTTGAATTTGTCAGAAGCCAGCCTGGAGAACGCGATTATTCTCCGCAATGAGTTTGGCAAATCCTGGATTTCGCGTTTACTGACGATGAGTAACCTAGAGATTCAAGAGTTTTGTGAAACCAAGATGGGCAGCAAATCTTCCATCATGGCATTGCAACGCAAACTCACCCGATTGGATGGACTGAAATATATTCGTAACAGTTGCCCCCACAACTATGTAGGACAGATTCTAGACTCTCTGGATGCGGGCAGGCACGTGGTAATTGAGTTTGGTTCCCAATCCAATATGCTGTCTTATATGCTGGCAACAAATGTGATTGCGCGACGGATTCACCATGCCTATGTGCAAAAGGCAGAAAGGTTTTTGCAGACCAAAAATGTCTGCGATCGCCCCCAACAACTTGTCATCACAATTGAGGAAGCTCACCGTTTTTTAGATCCTGCCACTGTTGGGCAAACTATCTTTGGCACAATCGCCCGTGAAATGCGAAAATACTTTGTCACCTTGTTAGTGGTAGACCAGCGCCCGTCTGGCATTGATAATGAAGTAATGTCCCAGATTGGTACCCGTATTACTGCCCTGCTTAACGACGAGAAAGACATCGACGCTATTTTCACAGGTGTTCCTGGTGCTCAGAGTTTGCGTTCCGTTCTATCCAAACTGGACTCTAAACAGCAAGCCTTGATTTTAGGACACGCTGTTCCCATGCCCGTGGTGATTCGCACCCGTGCCTATGACGAACGATTTTATGCTGAAGTGGGAGAAATCACCTGGGAAGATGTTCCAGACTCAGTTGTCTTTAGAGCGGCTGAAACGGCAAAAGCAGATCTGGGATTCTGAGCAAATTCAAATTCCAGTGTGAGACATCCAATCGTCACACGTTAGACGTATCACCTACACACAACAGTTAAACCATTCTAGTAAAACCGTCTAGTAACCAGTTCATTACATCTGTTCGGTTCCAATCCCGCCCTTTTCGGTTTTCCGCCCCTCCTGTTGTAAACCGCCGTTCTAAGTTCGGTTATCACTCTCAGTTAAGACTGTTCTTCTCTCAGGAATCCAGGCAGTATAAATTTAGTAGATCACGTAAGGTGGTACTCCAAAATGCACACAATAAATCCTCTACCCCCCTATTATCACTCAGCCTACTGTGATGACGTGTGCATCTCATCCACTGGGATCATCCTCCCGGAGGAAACTAAAGAGCTTTACTCCCGTCTATAATTCTAGTACACTTAAAGAGTAAACTCATAATGATTTCGACTTTGGCAGAGCAATGTCTGTGCTCCATTGATTCAATGTTCGGTCATCAAGGTTGAATCGCTGCCAGCCCCTTACAGTTCTTTCTACAAATGTTAAGCCGTTAACCTCAGTGCTTCATTTCAGTCCTTACGGCAATTTTAGTTATTCCCACTAAGGGTTGAATCTCGTTTTTCTACATTGGCAGCGATTTGCCTGATGTGGAGGTGTTTTTCAATTATCAGTTGTGTTTTTCCTGTTTGTTTGTTTTAGGGAGTTAATGCCATAACCATGACCACTGCCAACGCAAAACCCAAAGCCGCTAAGTCCACTTTCACGGCAGACATGGTTCGTACCTATCTGCACGAAATTGGTCGCGTGCCGATGCTAACCCATGAGCAAGAAATTATTTATGGGAAGCAGGTACAGCAGATGATGGCGTTGCAAGAAAAAAAGGAAGCTCTTGCAAAGAAGCTAAACCGCGAACCGACGGATGCCGAGTTAGCGAGCCATACGAACCTCAGCGAAGATGAGCTAAAAGGGATCATGCATCGCGGTCGCCGAGCCAAGCAAAAGATGATTGAGGCAAATTTGCGCCTGGTGGTGTCGATCGCGAAGAAATACCAGAAGCGCAACCTGGAATTCCTGGATTTGATTCAAGAAGGCACGATGGGCTTGGAGCGCGGAGTTGAGAAATTCGACCCGATGCGGGGCTACAAGTTCTCAACTTACGCCTACTGGTGGATTCGTCAGGCAATCACCCGGGCGATCGCCCAACAAGCTCGTACCATTCGCTTACCCATCCACATCACCGAAAAGCTAAACAAAATCAAGAAAGTGCAGCGAGAATTGTCTCAGAAGCTGGGTCGGGCTGCCTCTGCTGCTGAAATTGCTGAAGCTCTGGAGTTAGAGCCAGCTCAAATCCGTGAATTCTTGATCATGGCACGTCAGCCCGTTTCCCTTGACTTGCGTGTGGGCGACAATCAGGATACCGAGTTACAAGACCTGCTGGAAGACGACGGTCCTTCGCCAGAAATCTTTATGGCGCAAGAATCGCTCCGGCAAGATCTAGAAACTCTTCTAGCAGACTTGACACCGCAACAGCGGGAAGTTATTTCGCTTCGCTTCGGCTTAGAAGATGGACACGAGTTATCCTTAGCAAAAGTAGGCGAGCGCATGAACATCAGCCGGGAACGAGTACGCCAGCTTGAACGGCAAGCCCTGGATCATTTGCGTCGTCGTAAGGCGCGAGTGCGGGAGTATCTAGCAAGCTAAGGGGATAAGGGATGTAGAGTGTGGGTACGGGAAAGGCGCGTTTGCCTGTACCCTATACCCTATACCCTATACCTTTCAGTTCCGATGGCTTTGCAAGATTTCCAGATTTGTGACTGTGATTTGACGGCTGAGCAGTTAGCTGAATATTTGACTGCAGAGGCGATCGCAGTGGACACCGAAACAATGGGGTTGTTGCCACAGCGCGATCGCCTCTGTTTAGTGCAATTGTGCGATTTTCATGATCACGTCACCGTGATTCGGATTCAGCGTGGGCAAACAGCAGCCCCTCACCTGAAACAACTCCTGGAAGCTTCTCAGGTTCAAAAAATCTTCCACTTTGCCCGCTTTGATGTGGCAACGCTGCGCCATCACCTGGATATTCATGTAACCCCCCTTTTTTGCACTAAAATTGCTAGCAAACTGGCTCGCACCTATTCCCCCAAACATGGGCTAAAAGACCTAGTGCAGGAATTAATAGGGGTAGAACTCGACAAAACTGCCCAAAGCTCTGATTGGGGCAATGCTGCTAACCTGTCAGACGAACAATTGCGCTACGCCGCCAACGATGTACGCTACCTACTCACTGCTCGTGAGAAATTAATTGCCATGCTGCAACGGGAAGACCGCTGGGAACTAGCACAACAATGTTTCCAATGTTTGCCAGTGCTCGTCAGCCTAGACCTATTGCAATACCAAAACATTTTTGAGCATTAAAGCTGCTGAATCTGAGCCGGTAATAGAAAAGCGATCGCATCTGAATCAATTACACAATGCTTTACGAGTTGCTTCCAGATGTTGGTGTATCTGTTGTTTCATTTGCTGTTTCAACTGATCCACTCGATTTTGAGTTTCTTGTTGAATGATACTGACCTGTTCCAGGGGGCGATCGTGCTACTTTTCCACCTCAGTTATCATAGATTAGCTTAAGTCTTAGATCATTTCTTAGGAAGATTCTGCCCATTGTCCCAACTGATCTTTAGCATTGATTAAAATAACCAACTTAATAATGTCTTCTATTCAGTTGTTTCACTAGTTTAAGTTAGCATTAACGCGAATTCAAACTCAAGCCACTTTGAGTTGACGATGGGGGAGACGAAAGTTGTGCAGCCCGCACTTGGTCTCCATCACATCATCCACATTAATCCGTTCGATTCCGAAACTTAATGCACTACGATGTGCCAGCATTTGATACCACCAATCCAGTGCTCAATCTCAACTCGTTCTTCTCCATCACAAATCGCTTTGTCTTGCATTCTGGACCCGTAGGGGTCACTCCAAAAAGAGGCTCTTTCTCCCTCTTTTGCTAATGATCCTATTGGTAACGCTACCCGATGTCAGAATAGGTGTCATCGTCACAGGTAGCAACCTTGATCTAAAACAAACTGGAAAGCCGTTTACCAAAGCCAGCACATCTGAAAAGCTAGAGCAGATATTTCCTTGTCGAGAAAAATCAAGCTAGTTCAATTCTTTAAATTGATACGAATAAATTTCTCAATCCTCACATCCGCCCCCTAAAATCTAAAATCTAACATCTAAAATCTTCAGTTCTCATGAGTGCACTTCGGGTTGGTGTTGCAGGTCCAGTGGGTTCAGGCAAAACAGCATTAGTAGATGCGTTGTGCAAAGCTATGCGCGATCGCTTGAATCTTGCGGTTGTAACCAACGATATTTATACCCAGGAAGACGCGCAGTTCTTAGTGCGCAGTCAGGCATTAGACCGCGATCGAATTTTAGGGGTAGAAACAGGCGGATGCCCACACACCGCCATTCGAGAAGATGCCTCTATGAATTTGGTGGCGATCGAAGAGCTGGAGAAGCGATTTTTAGACCTTGATGTGGTGTTTGTCGAAAGTGGCGGAGACAATCTAGCTGCCACCTTCAGCCCAGAACTGGTGGATTTGACAATTTACGTCATTGATGTTGCTGGGGGCGACAAAATCCCACGCAAAGGTGGGCCTGGCATTACAAAATCTGACTTGCTGGTAATCAATAAAATTGATCTTGCCCCCTATGTGGGAGCTGATCTGGCAGTCATGGAGCGTGATGCCAAAAAAATGCGTGGCGAAAAGCCTTTTGTATTTACAAATCTGAAGACCCAAGAAGGACTTTCTGCTATACAGACCTTTATTGAGGCTCACAGATGAGGCGTTGATTAGAGTAAATTCTGCTAGCCGCTGCTGTATTTCACCTACCAAAGGACAAGTCAGAAAGCCTACCTAGGATTGATGTTGACACAATATACAACTTTCTTGAAGTTCCCTTAGATCCTGCATGTATCCTCAACTTTCTGACCAAAGCTACAAGTCTGGCTCAGGTATTACTCTCTCTACTACAAAGGATTTGTTAAAAATCAGTTACAAGCTTTAGAGCTGTTTGTATAGGTCGATACAAATAGCGAACAGTCGTAACTCTAATATCACTCAGTATTGCAATTACGTTTCCATTAACTCCTCCACAGTCACTACGGACTAACAGGTAAATAGCTCACGGAGCTGGTTAGTTTGCTTGCAATCATGGTGTGTGCGTGTGAGATTTACACAGGCTAAGGAGAACATACATAAATGAAGTCGCGTATTCCCCCCATTATTCTTGGCGGTATTAGCCGTCGTAGATTCATTCAGTACGGCTCTCTGGCGGTTGGCTCTGGTATTTTGGCAGCCTGCTCAAGTGGTGGCACTGGCGAGTCTACCTCTTCTTCGCCTGGTGCGAGTCCTGTTGCCACAACGGCAGGAGGTGACGGAATTAAAGTTGGAGTAATGTACTCAACCACAGGGACGATCGCGATCGTCGAAAAATCACTCCAAGATGCAACTTTCTTGGCGATCGAGCAAATCAATGATGGCAAAGGCCCGTGGTCGGGTAAGCAAGGGATCAAAGGCAAAAAGATCGAAATGGCAGTTGTCAACCCAGACTCTAACTGGGACTTGTATAACCAAATGGCAAAGCGTTTAATCGATGAAGACAAAGTAGCATGCGTTCTTGGATGCTACACATCCGCTAGCCGTAAATCAGTATTGCCTGTTTTCGAAGAAAAAGACAAGATTCTATACTATCCTGTCTATTATGAAGGCAACGAGTGTAGCTCAAATGTGTTCTACACTGGGGCTGCTCCCAACCAACAAATTACCGACTCAATTCCCTACTGCGCCAAGAACTTTGGTAAGAAAGGTTTCTTCATCGGTTCAGACTACATTTATCCCAAAGAAAGTAACCGGATTGCCAAAGCTGAACTTGTGAAAGCAGGTGGTGAAGTCGTTGGAGATGAATATGCTGCCCTGGGTACTACTGAGTTCATCACCATCATCAACAAAATTAAGCAGGCAAAACCTGATTTTGTTCTTAGCAACTTGGTGGGTGACAGTATCCCAGCCTTCTACAAGCAGTACAAAGATGCAGGTATTTCTCCAGAAGATATTCCCATTATGGCGTATCCGACCACTGAAGAGGAAGTGCTGGCAATGGGTCCTGAATTTGCTGAAGGTCACTACACCAGCTTTAACTACTTTCAATCAGTTGATACTCCTGAAAACAAAGCATTTGTGGAGCAATTCAAGGAGAAGTTTGGTAAAGACCGCGTAACAAATGGGGTAATGGAAGCTGCTTACTTCCAAACCTTCTTTATGGCACAAGCAATGGAAAAGTGCCTGGATGAAGGGAAGGAAATCAACACTGCAAATCTACGGGAAGCAACCCGCGGACAGATCTTTAAAGCTCCTCAGGGAACTGTGAAAGTAGATCCTGATAACTACCACACTTACCTTTACTCCCGAATTGGTAAATGGAAAGAAGATGGGCAGGCTGAAATCCTCTTCTCCACCGAAGCGGCTGTCAAACCGATTCCCTGGAGTCAGGCTCTCTATAAAGGACGGATTTGCGTCCATCCCAAGCCAGATACTCGGACTAATCCGATTGTTGAAACGAAGAAAGAAGTCCCCGTTGAATTCTTGAAAGTGTAAAGAATTTCACGATTACATCCCTGATCTTCATTATCAGTAGATCAGGGATTTCTGTTCAGCATTTAGCGGAGAGGGGGAAGGGTTGTATGGATTGGATAATTTCATTAGGACAATTAGTAGCAGAGGCACCGCCTCCTAAGACGGTTGACTTTGTAACACTGCTCAACCAATTACTCAATGGGGTAGGGATTGTTGGTATTCTTCTGCTCACTGGTTTGGGGTTGGCAATTACCTTTGGAGTCATGCGGATTATCAATTTGGCGCATGGCGAGTTCATTATGTTAGGTGCTTACACCACCTTTTTGCTTCAGAGCAATCTCAAAATGGATTTGCTGCTTACAATTCCATTTGCCTTTATTGTGACTGCAATTATCGGTGCTTTAATTGAGCTAACGATTATCCGACGGCTCTATGGTCGTCCTCTCGAGACATTGCTGGCAACTTGGGGGTTGAGTATCATTCTGCAAGGGATTGTGAAATTGATTTTCACTGCTCAATTGAAATATGTGAAAGCCCCCCCCTACATTCGAGGGAATTTGACCCTCTTCAAGACAGCAGAGGGGCAATCGGTTGAAATTTCTTACTATCGGCTGTTCATTATCTTTGTTGCCCTTGCTCTATTTGGCATTACAGCCTACCTGCTGTATATGACTTCGTTTGGTCGCCAGGTGAGAGCCGTGACTCAGAACCGCGATATGGCAAAGTGCCTGGGCATCAACACTGGCCTAGTGGATATGGCAACCTTTGCTTATGGTTGTGGGTTGGCAGGTGTTGCGGGTTCTGTGATTGCACCGCTGAAGAGTGTAGCTCCGCCAATGGGGCAGGATTATCTGGTTGATGCGTGGATGACGGTTGTAACAGGTGGGGTAGACAAGTTAGTTGGGGTATTAGCGGGTTCCGTCCTCATTGGTCAGGCGAATGCTGTTCTGGCTTACCTTTTGAATGATCCTACTGCGCGAGTCATTGTCCTGGCTGCGGTAATTGTCCTGATTCGCTACCGCCCTGAGGGGTTATTTACAGTCCAGAAGCGGGGCTAGTGATTGTTTTGATGGCACGGGTTAATCTTTTGGAGGTTAGGAGCAGCAACGATGACACAGGTTATGGGGCGCCTTAGGCAGTCTGTTGTCCCGATGAATCTTTTGATTACGGGTGGACTGTTTTTACTAATTTTGATTGTTTTTCCGTTTGTGGCTGGGTCGTTTCAAACTAATTTAATGGCGAAGTTATTGCTGTTTGGTGTGCTGGCAATGTCGCTGGATTTGGTTTGGGGATTTACCGGCATTTTGAGTTTTGCTCATGGGGTCTTCTTTGCTTTAGGTGGGTATGCGATGGCGTACTATCTAAAGCTGAATCTTTCGGCAACGGCTAACACCTATGGGGTCACACTGCCTGACTTTATGGTGTGGAACGGTTTAAAGGAGTTGCCCTGGTTTATAGCCCCTTTGCAGATCTTTCCAATTGCCATGCTGGCAATGGTGGCAATCCCGGCTGGTTTTGCATACATTATTGGCTCGTTTATCTTCCGGTCTAAGGTGAGCGGTGTTTACATTACGATCATCACTCTGGCGATCGCATCTGCATTAACAACCTTCTTTGTGAGCCAGCAAGCTTACACAGGCGGCACAAATGGGATTACGGATGTTTCTAAACTGAGTTTATTTGGCTTAGTGATTCCTCCTATCGGATTATATTTCATCATCCTGGCGTTTGCTGTGTTTGTGATGATTGCAAGTTGGTGGTTAACTCAGTCAAACTTTGGGCTAATTTTGCGCTCAATTAAGGAAAACGAGAAGCGCATTGCCTATCTAGGGTATGACGTTGCCAGCTTCAAGATTTTTGTTTGGACACTTTCTGCGGGGATTGCAGGCATTGCAGGTGGCTTGTTTGTACCTTTGAACAAGTTCATTTCTCCGGTGTATCTGGCAGTCGCGTTCGGAACTCAGGTGGTAATTTGGGTGGCAGTGGGAGGTCGAGGAACCTTATTTGGTCCCTTCATTGCCGCCATTTTGCTGGGTCAAGTTCAAAACTATGCAGACCGAGTAACGCAGGATTGGCAGTTGTTTGTCGGTATTTTGCTGGTGGTGGTGGTGCTGTTCTTGCCAGATGGGTTGATGAGCTTACTGCCGCAGAAGTTCCGATTAAATGATTCAACTCGACTGATGGGGATTATAGGGTCTAGTTCTTCAGCGGGTTTTGTTCAGGCGAAATTATTAGATTGGTATACGCCTCTCCGGGTAGTCTTCAATATGCTTGGGCAATTATTCGCTCCTGTGTTGCAAGCTGTGCTGGTGCCACGGTCGCGATCGCGTCAGCGTGCTAAATCTTCGTATTTGTTGCCTTCAAGCAGAGATAAAATGCTGAAGTAACCAAGTGTTCAAGTTGTTTGTTGAGTCCACCACTATTGAGCATTCAAGTTGAGCATTCAATTCGTTACAGCTTTTCTTTAGATTCACTGGAGATTCGCTAATTAGGTCACAAAACGACTCTGTTCGGTGGTGCTAGTGTTAATTAGTTTGAATTGGGAAGGGTTAGTTTCATGGAAGTCACTTCATCTGTCAATGAATTAGGGGCAGAGTCGTCTACAACTCCCGTTTTGTCGGTCAGACAAGTCAAAGTAGTGTTTTCGGGCTTTAAAGCACTAAAGGGAGTAGACCTGGATGTGGGTGACCGAGAGATTGTGACCATTATTGGACCAAACGGGGCTGGAAAAAGTACCTTGCTGGATGCGATCGTAGGCAAGTCACCCGTTGCCTCCGGACACGTTTACTTTCATGGCAAAGACATCACCAACAAAAGTCCCTATACAATTTCTCGCATGGGAATCGGGCGTAAGTTTCAGAACCCAAATGTCTACAATGAGCTGACAGTCTTTGAGAATATGTTGTTGGCACTCAAAGGTGCGCATGGAGTTCTGGACTCGATTAAATCGCGGTTGACTCGTGCTAAGAAAGAAAAAATTGAGGATGTGCTAGACCGAGTTGGGTTGCTCGATAAAGCTTTTACTCCCGTCTCCTCCCTATCTCATGGGCAAAAGCAATGGGTTGAAATCGGCATGGTGCTTGCCCAAGACCCGACCCTGGTTTTATTGGATGAACCAACGGCGGGGATGACTCCTGATGAAACCCATGCCACAGGAGAGATTATCAAGACGATCGCGCAAGGTCACTCACTGGTTGTGATTGAGCACGATATGGAATTTGTCAAACAGATCGCCCAACGGATTGTGGTATTGCACCAGGGCGAAAAACTTACCGAAGGTACGGTGAGTGAAGTTCAGTCTAACCCAGAAGTTATTGAGGTGTACTTAGGTCGTGAAAGAATCGATACCGCTGCTTGAATTATCCGATGTTACCGTTGCCTATGACCAGACTCCGGTGTTGTTTGGCATTAATATGGCAATTAACAAGGGTGAAATTGCCTGTCTATTAGGACGTAACGGTGTTGGGAAAACAACGCTTCTTCGGACTGTGATTGGGCTGACGAAGGTCATGTCTGGCGGAATTGTATTTGATGCAGATGAGATTACAAAAGTACCGACCTATAAACGGGCACGGTACGGCATTGCTTACATTCCTCAGGGACGTGAGATCATTCCTTATTTGTCAGTTTTAGAAAATCTGAAATTGGGAATGACTGCGAATAAACAAAAGTTGCGAAAGATTCCAGATGAAATTTTTGAGTTCTTTCCTATGCTAAAGCAACACCTCAGTCGGCAGGGGGGGTTGTTGAGCGGTGGACAGCAGCAACAATTGGCGATCGCACGAGGACTCTTATCTAATCCACAAATCATGTTGTTAGATGAACCCACTGAAGGAATTCAACCTTCAATTGTGCAAGAGATTGAAGCAACCCTAAAACGTATCAATCGAGAAAAAGGAATCACCATCTTAGTGGTTGAACAAAAGATCGATTTTGCTCGGCAGCTTGCTCAGAAGTTCTTCATGATGCAGAAGGGTGCGATCGTTGCCAGCGGCAGCACCGATGAGTTAACCGATTCGCTAGTACATCGCTATCTTGCTGTTTAGAGCCTGGTTATAATGCCATTCAAGCTTAGTAGCATTTGTTAGCTATTTAATTGGATAGTCATTATTAGTGCGTCTGAAGAAACAATTCAGCTTCAGACGCTTTTCAGTTTGCTACAAATGAGGTGAGAATACTAAAGAAAAACTCATGTATTGCTACATGAGTTTATCGGGATGCGAGACTT is a window of Leptolyngbyaceae cyanobacterium JSC-12 DNA encoding:
- a CDS encoding ABC-type branched-chain amino acid transport system, periplasmic component (IMG reference gene:2510094107~TIGRFAM: urea ABC transporter, urea binding protein), whose protein sequence is MKSRIPPIILGGISRRRFIQYGSLAVGSGILAACSSGGTGESTSSSPGASPVATTAGGDGIKVGVMYSTTGTIAIVEKSLQDATFLAIEQINDGKGPWSGKQGIKGKKIEMAVVNPDSNWDLYNQMAKRLIDEDKVACVLGCYTSASRKSVLPVFEEKDKILYYPVYYEGNECSSNVFYTGAAPNQQITDSIPYCAKNFGKKGFFIGSDYIYPKESNRIAKAELVKAGGEVVGDEYAALGTTEFITIINKIKQAKPDFVLSNLVGDSIPAFYKQYKDAGISPEDIPIMAYPTTEEEVLAMGPEFAEGHYTSFNYFQSVDTPENKAFVEQFKEKFGKDRVTNGVMEAAYFQTFFMAQAMEKCLDEGKEINTANLREATRGQIFKAPQGTVKVDPDNYHTYLYSRIGKWKEDGQAEILFSTEAAVKPIPWSQALYKGRICVHPKPDTRTNPIVETKKEVPVEFLKV
- a CDS encoding urea ABC transporter, permease protein UrtB (IMG reference gene:2510094108~PFAM: Branched-chain amino acid transport system / permease component~TIGRFAM: urea ABC transporter, permease protein UrtB), translated to MDWIISLGQLVAEAPPPKTVDFVTLLNQLLNGVGIVGILLLTGLGLAITFGVMRIINLAHGEFIMLGAYTTFLLQSNLKMDLLLTIPFAFIVTAIIGALIELTIIRRLYGRPLETLLATWGLSIILQGIVKLIFTAQLKYVKAPPYIRGNLTLFKTAEGQSVEISYYRLFIIFVALALFGITAYLLYMTSFGRQVRAVTQNRDMAKCLGINTGLVDMATFAYGCGLAGVAGSVIAPLKSVAPPMGQDYLVDAWMTVVTGGVDKLVGVLAGSVLIGQANAVLAYLLNDPTARVIVLAAVIVLIRYRPEGLFTVQKRG
- a CDS encoding urea ABC transporter, permease protein UrtC (IMG reference gene:2510094109~PFAM: Branched-chain amino acid transport system / permease component~TIGRFAM: urea ABC transporter, permease protein UrtC), which gives rise to MTQVMGRLRQSVVPMNLLITGGLFLLILIVFPFVAGSFQTNLMAKLLLFGVLAMSLDLVWGFTGILSFAHGVFFALGGYAMAYYLKLNLSATANTYGVTLPDFMVWNGLKELPWFIAPLQIFPIAMLAMVAIPAGFAYIIGSFIFRSKVSGVYITIITLAIASALTTFFVSQQAYTGGTNGITDVSKLSLFGLVIPPIGLYFIILAFAVFVMIASWWLTQSNFGLILRSIKENEKRIAYLGYDVASFKIFVWTLSAGIAGIAGGLFVPLNKFISPVYLAVAFGTQVVIWVAVGGRGTLFGPFIAAILLGQVQNYADRVTQDWQLFVGILLVVVVLFLPDGLMSLLPQKFRLNDSTRLMGIIGSSSSAGFVQAKLLDWYTPLRVVFNMLGQLFAPVLQAVLVPRSRSRQRAKSSYLLPSSRDKMLK
- a CDS encoding urea ABC transporter, ATP-binding protein UrtD (IMG reference gene:2510094110~PFAM: ABC transporter; Branched-chain amino acid ATP-binding cassette transporter~TIGRFAM: urea ABC transporter, ATP-binding protein UrtD), encoding MEVTSSVNELGAESSTTPVLSVRQVKVVFSGFKALKGVDLDVGDREIVTIIGPNGAGKSTLLDAIVGKSPVASGHVYFHGKDITNKSPYTISRMGIGRKFQNPNVYNELTVFENMLLALKGAHGVLDSIKSRLTRAKKEKIEDVLDRVGLLDKAFTPVSSLSHGQKQWVEIGMVLAQDPTLVLLDEPTAGMTPDETHATGEIIKTIAQGHSLVVIEHDMEFVKQIAQRIVVLHQGEKLTEGTVSEVQSNPEVIEVYLGRERIDTAA
- a CDS encoding urea ABC transporter, ATP-binding protein UrtE (IMG reference gene:2510094111~PFAM: ABC transporter~TIGRFAM: urea ABC transporter, ATP-binding protein UrtE), yielding MKESIPLLELSDVTVAYDQTPVLFGINMAINKGEIACLLGRNGVGKTTLLRTVIGLTKVMSGGIVFDADEITKVPTYKRARYGIAYIPQGREIIPYLSVLENLKLGMTANKQKLRKIPDEIFEFFPMLKQHLSRQGGLLSGGQQQQLAIARGLLSNPQIMLLDEPTEGIQPSIVQEIEATLKRINREKGITILVVEQKIDFARQLAQKFFMMQKGAIVASGSTDELTDSLVHRYLAV